GCCGAAGCGCGTGCCCTCGGCCGCGATCGTCACGTCGCAGGCCAGCATCAGCTCGAAGGCGCCGGCGAGGCAGAAGCCGTGCGCCACCGCGATGGTCGGCTTCGGGCTGCGCCAGAACTGCATGATGAAGTCGAACTGCAGCCTCATCTGCCGCTCCCAGTCGGCGACGTCGTCCATCTTGCGGCCGGCGGCGGCCTTGAGGTCGAAGCCGGCCGAGAAGGCGCGGCCGGCGCCGCGCACGACGATGGCGCGCACCGAGTCGTCGCCGTTGAGGTCGGCGACGGCGGCGAGCGTCGACGTCATCAGCTCGTTGTTGAAGGCGTTGAGCACCTGCGGCCGGTCGAAGGTCAGCACGGCGACGGCGCCGTCGCGCTCGACGGTGATATGGGCGTAGGTCATCGGCGGTTTCCCCGGGGCGTGGATTCGTTCGCGATGCCGGAGTCCTGCCCGATGGCGGCGCCGCTGTCGATTCGCGGCGCGCCGGCCGCGGCGGTGCTATAAGCGCGCGATGGATCGAGGGACGGAGAGCGCGATGGCCGGACGGGGCGGGCTGCTGCTGGTGGGTTGCGGCAAGATGGGCGGCGCGATGCTGGAGGGCTGGCTCGAGCAGGGGCTGGCGCCGGCCGATCTCGCGGTGATCGAACCCAACGAGGCCGGCCGGCCGAAGGTCGCCGGCGCGCTGCTGGTCGGCGCGGTCGGCGACGTGCCCGCCGGCTTCACGCCGGACGTCGTCGTGCTGGCGGTCAAGCCGCAGATCATGGCCGAGGTTCTGCCGGGCCTGCGCCGCTTCGTCGGGCCGGCGACGACTTTCCTGTCGATCGCCGCCGGCAAGCCGGTCGCGTTCTTCCGCGCCGGACTCGGCGAGGGCGCGCGGATCGTGCGCGCCATGCCGAACACGCCGGCGGCGGTGCGCCGCGGCGTGACGGTCTGCGTCGCCGGACCGGGGGTCGACGACGCCGCCAAGGCGCGCTGCGGCGCTTTGCTGTCGGCCGTCGGCGAGGTGCTGTGGACCGGCGACGAGGGCGTGATGGACGCCGTCACCGCCGTCTCGGGCAGCGGCCCGGCCTACGTGTTCCATCTGGTCGAGGCGATGGCGGCCGCCGGTGTGAAAGCGGGTCTGCCGGCCGACATGGCGATGAGCCTGGCGCGCGCCACGGTGTCGGGATCGGGCGAATTGCTGCGGCGTTCGCCGGAACCGGCGGCGCAGTTGCGCGTCAACGTCACCAGCCCCGGCGGCACGACGGCGGCGGCGCTGGCGGTGCTGATGGCGGCCGACGGCATGCAGCCGCTGTTCGACCGCGCGATCGACGCCGCGACGCGGCGCGGCCGCGAACTGGCGGGCTGATTGGATCGACGGGCGACGGGCGACGGGCGACGGCCTGGCGGGCGACGGTGCGACGGGCGACGGCCTGACGGACGACCGTCCGATAGGCGGCCGGACCGTCGGCGCGGCGGTTGGAATTGATGGAGCGGGGAGGGCACGGACCATGAGCGACGCGGCCGACACGGCGTCGGGACTGTGCGCGCCCCCGCCGACGGGCCCCGATATCGCCGGCCGCGGGCTGGACGCGTTCCTGCGCCTATTGCCGGCGCGCGGCTGGCGCGCCGCCGGTTTGCGCGAGGTGGCGCGGGACACGCTGGGCGACGATGGCGCTCCGGTGCCGTTCGGCGCCTTCTACCGGGTGTATCCGTCCAAAGTGGCGCTGGTCGCCGCGTTCCTCGCCCGGATCGACGACGCGGTGCTGGCGGGATCGGCGCCGTCGCTCGATCCCGACGAGACCGTCCGCGACAGGTTGTTCGACATCATGATGCGCCGCTACGACGCGCTCGCCCCCTACCGGGACGCGGTCGCCGCCTTGGTGGACGGCCTCGCGCGCGATCCGCTGACCGCGCTGGCGCTCGTCCGGCCCTTGTCCCGATCAATGGCCATCGTCCTGGAAGACGCCGGCGTCTCCTCCGAAGGCGGCCTAGGTGCGCTGCGTCAAAAAGCGCTAGCTGCTTTGCACCTCTCGCTTTTGCGGACGTGGCTGAACGACGACAGCGCCGATCTGGCGAAGACCATGGCGGCGCTGGACAAGGGTCTGAAGCGACTTGGTCGCTGGGCCGATGTCATTGAATCGACACGTAAAAGAGCGATATTCCGACGCCGGGAACGACCAGCGAAGGACGCCCCGGCCGCCGCCGGGGACGCACCGGTCTAGGTTCGTCCGCCCGTGGCGTCGTCTCGCGACGTTACGTCATCGCAGGCCCAGTCTATGTTGCGATGCAACATGACCTTGACATGCTGCATCGCACAAACTATCTTCCTCAATGTTGCGACGCACCATTCCGGTGGCGCCGCGAGATCCGTAGCTTCGGACGCCCCATCTCCTGATGCGGCGCCGCCCTCAGGAGAGAGACCATGAACACCCAGGCCTTCAAGTTCCCGTTCGCCGACGTCGATTTCACCAAGGCGATGGGCGAGTTCAAGATGCCCGCGTTCAACGTCGAGGCGCTCGTCGAGACGCAGCGCAAGAACGTCGCCGCCATCACCGCCGCCAACCAGACCGCGTTCGAGGCCGTCAAGACCGTCGCGCAGCGCCAGGCCGACATGATCAAGCTGGCCACCGAGGAGTTCTCGAAGGCCGCCAGCGAAGTGATGTCCGCCGCCTCGTTCGAGGAGAAGGCCGTCAAGCAGGCGGAGATCGCCAAGAAGACCTACGAGACCGCGATCGCCAACGTCCGCGAGATCGCCGACATGATCGCCAAGGGCAACACCGAGACCCTCGAGCAGATCAACAAGCGCGTCGCCGACGCCCTCGACGAGGTGAAGTCGCTGATCGCGAAGAAGCAGTAACGACCGGCCGGCCGGCGTCGCGCCGGCCATGCCGCGAATTCGATCTCCGCGCGGGTCTCTTCCCCGACCCCTCTGATCCGCCGGACATCGACCAGGGCCGCTCTCTTCCCCGGAGGGCGGCCTTTTTCGCGTCTTGGCGGCGGCGCGCGCGTCGATAGGATGCGCCGCGCCGCAGGGAGGACAGCATGCCGGACGAAGCGGGCGCGCCGCGCGCCACCATCGCGTGGGACGATTTCGAGCGGGTCGACATCCGCGTCGGCACCATCGTCGAGGCGCGGCCGTTCGAGGGCGCGCGCAAGCCGGCGATCCAGCTCGTGGTCGATTTCGGTCCGGCGATCGGCCGCCGCAAAAGCTCGGCGCAGCTCACGACGCACTACGCGCCGGAGTCTCTGGTCGGCCGCCAGGTCGCGGCGGTGGTGAATTTCCCGCCGCGCCAGATCGGCAAGTTCATGTCGCAGGTGCTGTGCCTCGGCTTCCCCGACGCCGACGGCGCGGTGGTGCTGGTGTCGCCGGACAAATCCGTGCCCGACGGCGGCAAGCTGTTCTGACGCGCGCCGACGAAAAAGGGCGGCGCCCCGCGGCGCCGCCCTTCGACCGTGTGCGCCACGCGGCGCCGGTGGCTAGAGCGCCTTGAGGATCGCCTCGGCGCTCGACACGTCGTAGGCGCCCGGCGCCTCGACGTTCAGCGTCTTGATGACGCCGTTGTCGACCACCATGGCGTAGCGCTGCGAGCGCTTGCCCATGCCGAACTTCGAGCCGTCCATCACCAGGCCCATCTTCTCGGCGAAGTCGCCGTTGCCGTCGGCCAGCATCATCACCTTGTCGTCGGCCTTCTGGTCCTTGCCCCACGCGTCCATCACGAACGCGTCGTTGACGGACACGCAGGCCACGGCGTCGACGCCCTTGGCCTTCAGCGCCGCGTGGTTCACCACGAAGCTCGGCACATGCTTGGCCGAGCAGGTCGGCGTGAAGGCGCCGGGCACGGCGAACAGCACGACCTTCTTGCCGGCGAAGAACTCGTCGGTCGACACCGGCTTGATGCCGTCGGCGCCCTTGTGCATCAGGGTCGCGCTGGGAATCTTGTCTCCTGCCTTGGCCATCGTTCTCGCTCCTTCGGTTGGACGCCACGCCGCCGGCCGGATCCGGCCGATGGGCGGGTTTTCGCACGTCGACCGCGCCGCGGCGACGAAAAAGGCGGGGTCCCGCGACCCCGCCCGTTGCGCCGCCGTTGCCGGCGCGATCACAATGCCTTGAGCACCGCCTCCGCGGTCGACGCCTCGAACGCGCCGGGCTTCTCGACGAACAGGCCGGTGACGACCCCGTCGTCGACGATCATGGCGTAGCGCTGCGAGCGCCGGCCGAGGCCGTTCTTCGACGCGTCGAGCACCAGCCCCATGGCCTCGGTGAACTCGCCGTTGCCGTCGCCCAGCATCATCACCTTCTCGCCGGTGCCCTGGTCCTTCGCCCACGCGCCCATGACGAACGCGTCGTTGACGGAGATGCAGGCGATGGCGCTGACGCCCTTCGCTTTGATCGCGTCGTGATTGGCCAGAAAACCTGGCACATGCTTGGCGCTTCAAGTGGGTGTGAAGGCACCCGGAAGCGCGAAAGCCACGACCTTCTTCCCCGGCGCGAACAGCTCTTCGGTCGTGATCGCCTTCGGCCCTTCCGGGCCTAGATACCGAAGCGTCGCGGACGGGACCTTGTCGCCCACTTTCACCATGGTTGAGGTCCACTCCTGAGAACGAAACGCCCGCGCCGCGCCCCGGATGGACGCGGTCGCGGACGTGACGGAACGTAGTGACGGGGTCGGGGTTTGTCCATGGGCGGGGGGGCTACCTACCGCGCTCCACCTTGGAAAACCTCGCCGTCAACCGGTCGCGCTTCAATCGCGACAGGCGCTGGAGCCAGAAGGTGCCGTCGAGCTGGTCGATCTCGTGCTGCAGGCAGACGGCCAGCAATCCGCCGGCCTCGATCGTCAGTGGCGCGCCGTCGAGATCCTGGTAGGCGACGCGCACCCTGGCCGGGCGTTCGACCTCGGCGGCGATCCCGGGCATCGATACGCTGCCCTCGTCGTGGCGTGCCGTCTCGGCCGACGCCCATTCGACCCGCGGGTTGACCAGGAAGCGCGCGCCGTCGGTATCGCCGAGGTCGATGACGACAAGCCGTTTCAGGATTCCGACATGCGGCGCGGTGATGCCGATGCCGGGCGCGGCGCGCATCGTCTCCAGCAGTTCGCGCGCGAACGCGCGCAGCGCGTCGTCGAAAACGGCGACGGGTTCGGCGACCCGCCGCAGGACCGGGTCGGGGAAGCGCGCGATCTTGAGCGTCATGCGCGCGAGCATAGCGGGCCGCCGCGCGTCAGCGCTTCGCGGCCTTGTCGAGCGCGGCCAGCACGGCGTCGCTGGTCAGCAGCTCGGGCAGCGCGACGCCGTCCGGCGCGCCGGGGCCGTAGACGATGTTGAAGGGGATGCCGTAGCGGCCGTTGGCGGCGAGATACTTGGCGATCGGATCGCTTGGCCGCGTCCAGTCGACCTTCAGCGACACCGCCTTCGCGGCGCGCAGGCGCTCGACCACGGCGTCGGCGTTGAGCACGAGCTTCTTGTTGACCTGGCAGGTGACGCACCAGTCGGCGGTGACGTCGACCAGCACGATCTTGCCGCCGTCGCGCGCGGCGGCGATCTGGGCGGCGATGTCGCGCGTCGGGTCGACCCGAACCCAGCGGCCGTCGCCGGCGGCCGCGACCGGGCGCGACGCCACCGTGAGGACGCCCGGCGCGACGATGGCGAGCAGCGCCGCGACGATCGCGGCCGGCGCCGCCCAGCGCCCGATGCGGCCGCGCCACAGGATCAGGCCGCACATCGCCGCGCTGAGCGCCGCGGCGGCGAGGAAGCCCGGCTCGCCGGCGGCGCCGATCAGAACCCACAGCAGCCAGACCGCGGTGCCCGCCAGCGCCAGCGCCAGCACGATCTTCAGCCGCGCCATCCAGCGGCCGGGCTTGGGCAGGCGCGTCGCGAGACCGGGGAAGGCCGCGAGCAGCAGGTAGGGCGCGGCGAGACCGACGCCGAGCGCGAGGAACACCGCGACGATCTCCACGGCGCCGCGCGACAGCGCGAAGCCCAGCGCGGTGCCGACGAACGGCGCCGAGCACGGCGTCGCCAGCAGGGTGGCGAACGCGCCGGAGACGAAATGGCCGGCGAGCTCCGAGCGCGAGGCGCGGCCCTCGGTCGCGACCGCGGCGCCGGCCAGCCACGACGGCAGCGGGATCTCGAACGCGCCGGCGAGGTTCAGCGCGAACAGCAGGACCACCACCGTCATGAACGCGATGAACACGGGCTGTTGGAACTGGATGCCCCAGCCGACGGCGAGACCGGCGTGCTTCACCGCGATGGCGGCGCCGGCCAGCAGCAGGAACGACGCGACCACGCCAGCGGCCGAGGCGAGGAAGCCGGCGCGGACGCGGCCCGGCGCGTCGCCGCCATGGCCGATGGCGCCGACCACTTTCAGCGACAGCACCGGCAGCACGCAGGGCATTAGATTCAGGATCAAGCCGCCGAGCACCGCCACCAGCAGGATCGACCACAGGCCGCCGTCGGCCGCGGCGCTGCCGCCCGGAGCGCGGCGCGCGCCGTCGGGCGCGCCGGCGGCGCTGGCGCGCACCACGCCTTCGACGCCGCGGCCGTCGTCAACCAACGTGAGGGTCAGGTCGTCGGCGGCCAACGCCCGCGCCGTGAGCTTGTCGCCGACCAGGGTCGCGGTGATCGTCGCGCGCCGGCCGTCCTCCTCGAGGCGCACGTCCGGCTCCTCGGCGACGACGATCGACGGATGCTCGACGAACAGGTCGGGTCGGCGTAGCGGCACGGCCGAGCGGACGACGACGCTCAGCGACACGGCCTGCTCGCCGACCTTGCCGCCGGGCTTGTCGATCTCCGTCAGGACCGGCGCCTCGAAGGTCAGCGTCTCCGGCCCGGCCGCCGCCGGCATCGCCGCCAACGCCGCGCCGATCAGCGGCGCCTCCGCGCTGGGCGCGCCGGCGCCGGCGGGCAGCGTCAGTTTCAGCTCGGCGGTGTAGGGGATGCAGACGTCGTCGCAGGTGAGGTAGTCGACCTTGGCGCGGATCGACAGCGGCTTGCCCGGTTCGAGCACCGTCGCCTGGATCGGCAGCGTGACCGCGCTTTTGTAGCCGATGTTCGAGAGGTCGGAGACTTTGAAGCGGGTCGGCGCCGGCCACAGGAACGCGGTCTTGCCGAGATTGGTCGAGCCGCTCCACTCGATGGTCGGCGGGAACCCCGCGTCGCCGGGCGACCGCCAGTAGATCTTCCAGCCGGGCTTGAGGCGGAACTGGAGGCCCAGCGTGACCGTCCGCGAATCGCCGATGGCGTCGACGGCCGAGATCAGCCGCAGTTCGGTCTGCTCGGTCCTCGCCCAGTCCGAGCCGGCGGCACGCGCCGGTCCGGCGCCGGCGGCCAGCGTCGCGAACACCGCCGCCACGCCGGCGACCAGTACCGAGAATCCACGCCGAACCATGCGACCCATCCGATGCGGCGCTACGCGCGGCGCCCGGTGTTGATATGCCCCGGATCGGCCTCGCCGCCCATCACAACCCTGTGTCGGAGGCCGCCGCCGGTGGGCGCGCGCCGCGACCGTCCGCGTGTTGCGCGCCGCGCCGGATGGGAGTAGCGGAGTCGCATGGCTAAGCGCAAACCGGTCGACGATCGCTACATCGAGGGCCAGATGCTGGTGGCGACGCCGGCCATGGCGGACGAGCGCTTCCGCCATTCCGTGATCTACATGTGCCGCCACAACGACGAGGGCGCGCTCGGCATCGTCGTCAACCGCGCGCTGGTCGAGCCGACGCCGGCCGAGCTGTTCGAGGAGCTCGGGCTGGGCGCCCCGGTGGCGCCGGAACCCACCCATGTCGTCTGGGGCGGACCGGTCGAGGTCAGCCACGGACTGGTGCTGCACAGCGCCGAATACCGGCGCGAGGAGACCTTGATGGTCGGCCACGAGCGGTTCGGCCTGACCGCCTCGCTGGAGATCCTGCGCGACATGGCGCGCGGCGCCGGACCGGCCACGACGCTGTTGGCGCTGGGCCATAGCGGCTGGGGGCCGGGCCAGCTCGACCGCGAATTGCAGGACAACGCGTGGCTGGTGGTGCCGGCCGAGGACGAGGCGATCCTGTTCGACGGCGACTACGACGGAAAGTGGACCCGGGCGCTCGGCAAGCTGGGCGACCGGCTGGGCGCCGATCCCGGTCTGTTCTCCTCGACCGCCGGCCGGGCGTGAAAAGGGCCGCGCCGGCCGCATTAACGTCGCATCCCACCCCTAGATGAAGATTTCATGATGCACCGCAAAATAGGGTGACATCCCGCGATCCGCGTCGTAGCTTATCCACATAACGAAGGAGGCAGACATCCTTCCGTGGATCCCGGCTCTTTTCGGATCCTCCGGTCCCGGCGAACCTACCGCCGAACCCGGGCCATCGCCTGCAACCTTCGTTTCCCACGGCCGAACCCGTCCGACGCCTCCGCCACCAGCGGGGGCGTTTTTCGTTCGGGCGCGGCCGGTCCTGCGTGTCCCCAGCGTCACCGGTGGAGTGCTCCATGGCCAAGCGCGTCGCGCGTCGTACCCGTGCCGAGTCGGTCGAGTCCGGACGGGTCCATAGCCTTTTCTTCGATACGCCCCGACTTGTCGCGGCCGAGGAGCGCGATCAAAGCTACGTCCGCAAAGTCCGCCCGCGCAGCGACAACCAGCGCCTGCTGATGGAGGCCATCGACGCCCAGCCGCTCACCCTCGCCCTCGGACCGGCCGGCACCGGCAAGACCTATCTCGCGATCAGCGCCGCCGTCGAGGCGCTGGAGAGCCGCCGCATCGCCCGCATCCTGCTCAGCAGGCCGGCGGTCGAGGCCGGCGAGAACCTCGGCTACCTGCCGGGCGATCTGCGCGACAAGCTGGATCCCTATCTGCGGCCGCTCTACGACGCGCTCAACGACCGGCTCGGCGCCAAGCGCCTGCGCACCTATCTCGACGACGGCACGATCGAGATCGCGCCGGTCGCCTTCATGCGCGGCCGCACGCTCAACAACTGCTTCGTTTTGATCGACGAGGCGCAGAACTGCACCTACGGCCAGCTCAAGATGCTGCTGACGCGGCTGGGCTGGCACTCGACCATGGTGCTGACCGGCGATCCCGACCAGACCGACCTGCTGCCCGAGCTGTCGGGATTGATCCAGATCGCGGCCAAGCTCGAGGCGGTCGACGAGGTCGCCGTCGTGCGCCTGACGCAGGACGACGTCGTGCGCCATCCGCTGGTCGGCCGCATGCTCGGCGTGCTGTAGTCCGCCGCGCGCCCGGCCGCGGCACCTCCGCGGCCGGGTCGACGCGGAGCCTTCGACGATGCGCACCATCCACGGGCGGTGGAACGACGATCCCGGCGCGGTGACGCTGATCGACGCCCACCACCATCTCTGGGATCTCGGCCGCAACCACTATCCGTGGCTGCGCGACCGGCCGGAGCCGCATTTCTTCCTCGGCGACTACTCGGCGCTGAAACGCGACTACATGCCGGCCGACTACCGTCGCGACGCCGCCGGCCACAACGTGCTGGCGACGGTGCATTGCGAGGCGGAGTGGGACCGCGACGACCAGGTTGGCGAGACGCGCTGGCTCGACGGCCTCGCGGAGTCCGACGGCATGCCGGCGGCGATCGTGGCGCACGCCTGGTTCCACACCGAGAACGCCGCCGAGGTGATCGCGCGGCAGGCCTCGTTCGAGCGGGTGCGCGGCATCCGCTCGAAGCCGGTCACGACGCCGGCGCCCGGCCGCGCGTCCTCCGAGGTCGCGGGCACGATGCGCGATCCGGCGTGGTTGAAGGGCTTCGCGCTGCTGGAGACGCACGGGCTGTCGTGGGATCTGCGCGTGCCGTCCTGGCACCTCGACGAGGCGGCCGAGGTGGCCGCCATGTTCCCGCGCACGCCGATCGTGCTCAACCACACCGGATTCCCGTGGGACCGCAGCGAGGAAGGACTCGCGGCGTGGCGGCGGGCGATGGAACGCATCGCGCGCGAACCCAACGTGCGCCTCAAGGTCTCGGAATTCGGTCTCAAGGACCAGGCCTGGGACTACGGATCGAACCGGCGCATCGTGCGCGACGCGATCTCGATCTTCGGAATCGGACGCTGCATGTTCGCGACCAATTTTCCGGTGGCTGGGCTGCGGGTCGGCTACGACGTCCTCGTGCGCGCCGTGAGCCGGATGCTCGACGACCGCACCGACGACGAACGCGCCGCGTTCTTCCACCGCAACGCCGCGGCGTTCTACCGGCTGTGAGCGCGGCTCAGCGGTGGCCTTTGCGGTAGTGCTCGGCCAGCGCGTCGCGGCCGAAATCGCCGCCGAGGTCGCGCCACGCCGAATGCACGTGGTTGGCGTCGTTCTGCGTGTTGTCGAGCTCGAGCAGCGTCGCCGGCCCGTGGAGCCGGAAGTAGAACGGCCGGCCGTCCGCCATCGGGCCGGCCCACGCGAAGCGCAACGCGCTCCATTCCGTCTCGCGCAGGCGTTTGAGGCGGGCGGCGGCGAGATCGGGCGCCACGGCGTCGAGGAAGCCGCGGGCGATCGCCACGGCGAGGTCGCGTTGGCCGTCGCCGAGCCGCGACAGCGCCACGCCGCGCGGCGCGCCTAGATCGCTCTCGCGGCCGGGGCCGGCGACGATGTCGCCGAGGCTGCGTTCGCCGATCACCGCCTCGCGCCGCGCCGCCTCGTCGAGCGATCGCAGCAGCGCTTTGCCGGAATCCTCGACCGCGCCCATCAGCCGGAAGCCGTCCGCCGTCCGCGCCGGGTTGGCGCCCCAGAATGCGGGCGTCACAGCGATCCGGTCGGGCGCGACGATCGTGAAGTGCAGCGACAGGTGGTGGCCTTCGAAGCGCCACGCCCAGGGCGGCGTCGCAGGATCGCCGTGAATGGCCAGCGCGTAGTTGTCGGGATCGCGCCACGCGCCCTCGCGTTCGCGCAGGATGCCCTCCAGTCGTCGGACGCCCTCGACGCGGCGCACGCCGGTGTCGCCGAGCCCGGCCTCCAGCAGCGTCGCGGCGGCGGCGCGCGCCGGCGCGCCCATCTCGCGCAGCGTCAGGCCGGCGCGACGGCGCGGAACGTAGTGCCAGTCCTCGCGTTCCGGCGCGGCGAAGGCGAGGGACACCGCGCGGCGGCCGCGTTCATCGACGGCGGCGAGCAAGGCGCGCGCGGCGCCGGCCATGCGCTCGGCGATGCGCGCCTCGCCGCGGCCCGGCGCGAGTCCGACCAGCAGGCCGCCCGACGCGCCGAGCAGCGCGCGGCGCGAGGCCACGCGCGGTGGCGGATGCGCGCCCGGCCCGTGGCCATGCGCGTGGTCGTGATCGTGCCGGTGCCCGTGATGGTGCCCATGATCGCCGTCGCGATCATGGTCGTGCGGCCCATGGGCGCCATCGTGCGGCACGGCGCGGCGCCGTCCGCCGCGCTTAGCTCGACTTGTATTTGACCGTACAGCCGTAGGCCGGGGTAACAGCGTTGGCGATCGGCTTGCCGGCCGCCAGCTCCGCCAGCGCGTTCTTCAGGTAGGGCACCGCGCGCGGGATGTCGTCGACGTTGGTCGAGCGGATGCTGTCGATGCCGCCCATGTAGACCAGCGTGCCCTTGGGATCGATCAGGTACATGTGCGGCGTGACGCGCGCGTCGTAGGCGCGGCCGACGATCCCGTCGGGGTCGAGCAGCACCCCCGACGGCGCGGCCGACCGCTTGCGGGTCAGCTCGTTGGCCTGCGGCGCGGTGACGTAGCCCTGCGAATTGGGCATCGAGGAGACCACGGTCAGCCAGACGACGCCCTGCGCCGTCGCCGCCTTCTGCAACGCCTGCATGTTGCCGGAGCCGTAGTGCTTCACGACGTAGGGGCAGTCGTGGTTGGTCCATTCCAGCACCACGGTCTTGCCGGCGAACTCCGCGAGGCTGCGGCTCTTGCCATTGCTGTCGACGGCCGTGAACGCCGGCGCCGGCGCACC
The genomic region above belongs to Rhodospirillales bacterium and contains:
- a CDS encoding pyrroline-5-carboxylate reductase, producing the protein MAGRGGLLLVGCGKMGGAMLEGWLEQGLAPADLAVIEPNEAGRPKVAGALLVGAVGDVPAGFTPDVVVLAVKPQIMAEVLPGLRRFVGPATTFLSIAAGKPVAFFRAGLGEGARIVRAMPNTPAAVRRGVTVCVAGPGVDDAAKARCGALLSAVGEVLWTGDEGVMDAVTAVSGSGPAYVFHLVEAMAAAGVKAGLPADMAMSLARATVSGSGELLRRSPEPAAQLRVNVTSPGGTTAAALAVLMAADGMQPLFDRAIDAATRRGRELAG
- a CDS encoding TetR/AcrR family transcriptional regulator, with the protein product MSDAADTASGLCAPPPTGPDIAGRGLDAFLRLLPARGWRAAGLREVARDTLGDDGAPVPFGAFYRVYPSKVALVAAFLARIDDAVLAGSAPSLDPDETVRDRLFDIMMRRYDALAPYRDAVAALVDGLARDPLTALALVRPLSRSMAIVLEDAGVSSEGGLGALRQKALAALHLSLLRTWLNDDSADLAKTMAALDKGLKRLGRWADVIESTRKRAIFRRRERPAKDAPAAAGDAPV
- a CDS encoding phasin family protein, which encodes MNTQAFKFPFADVDFTKAMGEFKMPAFNVEALVETQRKNVAAITAANQTAFEAVKTVAQRQADMIKLATEEFSKAASEVMSAASFEEKAVKQAEIAKKTYETAIANVREIADMIAKGNTETLEQINKRVADALDEVKSLIAKKQ
- a CDS encoding tRNA-binding protein, which produces MPDEAGAPRATIAWDDFERVDIRVGTIVEARPFEGARKPAIQLVVDFGPAIGRRKSSAQLTTHYAPESLVGRQVAAVVNFPPRQIGKFMSQVLCLGFPDADGAVVLVSPDKSVPDGGKLF
- a CDS encoding peroxiredoxin, with product MAKAGDKIPSATLMHKGADGIKPVSTDEFFAGKKVVLFAVPGAFTPTCSAKHVPSFVVNHAALKAKGVDAVACVSVNDAFVMDAWGKDQKADDKVMMLADGNGDFAEKMGLVMDGSKFGMGKRSQRYAMVVDNGVIKTLNVEAPGAYDVSSAEAILKAL
- a CDS encoding peptide deformylase, with amino-acid sequence MTLKIARFPDPVLRRVAEPVAVFDDALRAFARELLETMRAAPGIGITAPHVGILKRLVVIDLGDTDGARFLVNPRVEWASAETARHDEGSVSMPGIAAEVERPARVRVAYQDLDGAPLTIEAGGLLAVCLQHEIDQLDGTFWLQRLSRLKRDRLTARFSKVERGR
- a CDS encoding thioredoxin family protein; this encodes MVRRGFSVLVAGVAAVFATLAAGAGPARAAGSDWARTEQTELRLISAVDAIGDSRTVTLGLQFRLKPGWKIYWRSPGDAGFPPTIEWSGSTNLGKTAFLWPAPTRFKVSDLSNIGYKSAVTLPIQATVLEPGKPLSIRAKVDYLTCDDVCIPYTAELKLTLPAGAGAPSAEAPLIGAALAAMPAAAGPETLTFEAPVLTEIDKPGGKVGEQAVSLSVVVRSAVPLRRPDLFVEHPSIVVAEEPDVRLEEDGRRATITATLVGDKLTARALAADDLTLTLVDDGRGVEGVVRASAAGAPDGARRAPGGSAAADGGLWSILLVAVLGGLILNLMPCVLPVLSLKVVGAIGHGGDAPGRVRAGFLASAAGVVASFLLLAGAAIAVKHAGLAVGWGIQFQQPVFIAFMTVVVLLFALNLAGAFEIPLPSWLAGAAVATEGRASRSELAGHFVSGAFATLLATPCSAPFVGTALGFALSRGAVEIVAVFLALGVGLAAPYLLLAAFPGLATRLPKPGRWMARLKIVLALALAGTAVWLLWVLIGAAGEPGFLAAAALSAAMCGLILWRGRIGRWAAPAAIVAALLAIVAPGVLTVASRPVAAAGDGRWVRVDPTRDIAAQIAAARDGGKIVLVDVTADWCVTCQVNKKLVLNADAVVERLRAAKAVSLKVDWTRPSDPIAKYLAANGRYGIPFNIVYGPGAPDGVALPELLTSDAVLAALDKAAKR
- a CDS encoding YqgE/AlgH family protein; translated protein: MAKRKPVDDRYIEGQMLVATPAMADERFRHSVIYMCRHNDEGALGIVVNRALVEPTPAELFEELGLGAPVAPEPTHVVWGGPVEVSHGLVLHSAEYRREETLMVGHERFGLTASLEILRDMARGAGPATTLLALGHSGWGPGQLDRELQDNAWLVVPAEDEAILFDGDYDGKWTRALGKLGDRLGADPGLFSSTAGRA
- a CDS encoding PhoH family protein, translating into MAKRVARRTRAESVESGRVHSLFFDTPRLVAAEERDQSYVRKVRPRSDNQRLLMEAIDAQPLTLALGPAGTGKTYLAISAAVEALESRRIARILLSRPAVEAGENLGYLPGDLRDKLDPYLRPLYDALNDRLGAKRLRTYLDDGTIEIAPVAFMRGRTLNNCFVLIDEAQNCTYGQLKMLLTRLGWHSTMVLTGDPDQTDLLPELSGLIQIAAKLEAVDEVAVVRLTQDDVVRHPLVGRMLGVL
- a CDS encoding amidohydrolase family protein — its product is MRTIHGRWNDDPGAVTLIDAHHHLWDLGRNHYPWLRDRPEPHFFLGDYSALKRDYMPADYRRDAAGHNVLATVHCEAEWDRDDQVGETRWLDGLAESDGMPAAIVAHAWFHTENAAEVIARQASFERVRGIRSKPVTTPAPGRASSEVAGTMRDPAWLKGFALLETHGLSWDLRVPSWHLDEAAEVAAMFPRTPIVLNHTGFPWDRSEEGLAAWRRAMERIAREPNVRLKVSEFGLKDQAWDYGSNRRIVRDAISIFGIGRCMFATNFPVAGLRVGYDVLVRAVSRMLDDRTDDERAAFFHRNAAAFYRL
- a CDS encoding DUF3500 domain-containing protein; protein product: MASRRALLGASGGLLVGLAPGRGEARIAERMAGAARALLAAVDERGRRAVSLAFAAPEREDWHYVPRRRAGLTLREMGAPARAAAATLLEAGLGDTGVRRVEGVRRLEGILREREGAWRDPDNYALAIHGDPATPPWAWRFEGHHLSLHFTIVAPDRIAVTPAFWGANPARTADGFRLMGAVEDSGKALLRSLDEAARREAVIGERSLGDIVAGPGRESDLGAPRGVALSRLGDGQRDLAVAIARGFLDAVAPDLAAARLKRLRETEWSALRFAWAGPMADGRPFYFRLHGPATLLELDNTQNDANHVHSAWRDLGGDFGRDALAEHYRKGHR
- a CDS encoding redoxin domain-containing protein, with amino-acid sequence MTRPSILPRRAALIAGAGAAASSLVPGLAFAAPKIGAPAPAFTAVDSNGKSRSLAEFAGKTVVLEWTNHDCPYVVKHYGSGNMQALQKAATAQGVVWLTVVSSMPNSQGYVTAPQANELTRKRSAAPSGVLLDPDGIVGRAYDARVTPHMYLIDPKGTLVYMGGIDSIRSTNVDDIPRAVPYLKNALAELAAGKPIANAVTPAYGCTVKYKSS